In a genomic window of Gemella haemolysans ATCC 10379:
- a CDS encoding PD-(D/E)XK nuclease family protein: MSVNELREYGQQLLKNLYENYIPNSLKGENVSLEKEINVRLEGNYLINGIIDKLEYDNDIIRVVDYKTDSAEQGLKKLVLGRSYWRQAVFYTIDNFYIFNFRLL, translated from the coding sequence GTGTCTGTAAATGAATTAAGAGAATATGGTCAACAACTACTTAAGAATCTTTACGAGAACTATATCCCTAATAGTTTAAAAGGTGAAAATGTTAGTTTAGAGAAAGAGATTAATGTTAGGTTAGAAGGAAATTACTTAATTAATGGTATTATAGATAAATTAGAATATGATAATGATATAATCAGAGTAGTAGATTATAAGACAGATTCAGCAGAACAAGGATTAAAAAAACTTGTGTTAGGTCGTAGTTATTGGCGTCAAGCCGTATTTTATACTATAGATAATTTCTATATATTCAATTTTAGATTGTTATAA